In Deltaproteobacteria bacterium, the sequence CGCTGCTCGGGGGCGGTGGCGTCGACGGCGCTATCCACCGCGCCGGCGGACCGGCCATTCTCCTCGCCTGTCGCGCCCTGGGCGGATGCAACACCGGTGACGCCAAGATCACCACCGGCGGCCAGCTTCCGGCCCGCTACGTCATCCATGCCGTCGGCCCGGTTTACCGCGGCGGCGCCCATCGGGAAGCCGACTTGCTAGCCAGCGCCTATCGGCGCAGCCTCGAGGTCGCCCGCGAAAACCGGCTCGCGTCGGTCGCCTTTCCCTCGATCAGCACCGGGGCCTACGCTTATCCCGTCGCCCACGCCGCGCGCATTGCATTGCGTACCGTGCGTGACTATCTGCGCTGCCACAGCGACATTACGTTGGTGCGGTTTATCTTGTTCAGCTCTGCCGACCTGCAAGCCTACGCCCTCGCACTCGAGGAGATCGCAGCCACGTGACGCGGCCGCTAGCCGCGCCGTCTCTACGTACCGCGGTTCGGAATTACGGTGATGTATCCAACAGGTTCCCGTTCCCCGGGCAGCAATGCCGCCGCCTCTGCGAGGTCGACCCTTCAAGGATGAAACCTGGCAGGAATTACCGGACACGGCCGA encodes:
- a CDS encoding O-acetyl-ADP-ribose deacetylase, with the translated sequence MMELAVANARIELVRGDITQQDTDAIVNAANSTLLGGGGVDGAIHRAGGPAILLACRALGGCNTGDAKITTGGQLPARYVIHAVGPVYRGGAHREADLLASAYRRSLEVARENRLASVAFPSISTGAYAYPVAHAARIALRTVRDYLRCHSDITLVRFILFSSADLQAYALALEEIAAT